A genomic segment from Malus domestica chromosome 05, GDT2T_hap1 encodes:
- the LOC103435099 gene encoding GDSL esterase/lipase At5g45910, translated as MALCTVLSSQPYKAIFNFGDSLSDTGNYLVSGALVVPWPVPPSFLAIGNLPYGETFFKHATGRCSDGRLIVDFTAEVFRVPYLPPYLALNNGQHYNCDHGVNFAVAGATALSPEFFCQRNIGSSLWTNDSLSTQLGWFKKLKPSLCNTKQECDIYFKKALFLVGEIGGNDYNCPFFSGWSIRQVKILVPFVVEAVSKATNALIEGAVELVVPGNLPIGCSAMYLTIFQNPNESFQSKL; from the exons ATGGCCTTGTGTACTGTTTTATCTAGTCAACCATACAAGGCAATATTCAACTTCGGTGACTCCCTTAGTGACACTGGAAATTACCTTGTCTCTGGTGCCcttgttgtgccttggcccgttc CCCCGTCATTCCTAGCCATCGGAAACCTCCCTTATGGAGAGACATTTTTCAAACATGCAACCGGCCGATGCTCTGATGGACGACTCATCGTTGATTTCACTG CTGAGGTATTTCGGGTACCATATTTGCCGCCCTATCTTGCCCTAAATAATGGCCAACATTATAATTGTGACCATGGAGTAAACTTTGCTGTTGCTGGAGCCACTGCACTTTCCCCGGAATTCTTTTGCCAAAGAAATATAGGATCTAGTTTGTGGACAAACGATTCCCTGAGCACTCAGCTTGGTTGGTTTAAGAAGCTTAAGCCCTCACTTTGCAACACCAAACAAG AGTGTGACATCTACTTCAAGAAGGCTCTCTTTCTGGTGGGAGAGATAGGTGGAAACGATTACAATTGCCCTTTCTTTTCTGGTTGGAGCATTAGACAGGTCAAAATTTTAGTCCCATTTGTTGTTGAGGCAGTTTCTAAAGCCACAAAT GCGTTGATAGAAGGAGCAGTGGAGTTGGTGGTGCCTGGAAATTTGCCAATTGGGTGCTCAGCTATGTACCTCACAATATTTCAAAACCCTAACGAATCTTTtcagagtaaattgtag